The Pseudomonas sp. SCB32 DNA window TGGCTTACCAGGAAATCCCGGATAACAAACAAGTGACGATCGTCGCCACCGTTGGGCAGAACTGATTGAGGTCCCAGGCCATGCAGGTAAAACGCTTCTTCGCCGCCGATATGCGTCAGGCCATGAAACTGGTCCGTGACGAGCTGGGCCCGGATGCCGCGATCATCGGCAACCGCCGTGTCGCCGGCGGCGTCGAGCTGACCGCGGCGCTGGACTACCAGGCCCCGGCGGCGGCCAGCAAGCCGAACCCGGCGCTGGAAGCCGAGCTGCGCAAGACCCAGGCACGGATCGCCCAGGCCAAGGCCGAGCTGAGCGAGCCGACCCGCATGAGCGAGGCCGTGCGCAAGGACCGTCAAATGTACGGCGCAGAGGTGCCGCGCCGCAGCGCCGCCGAGACCCTGGCCGAAGCCATGGCCGCGCCGGTCGCACCGGCTGCCGCCAACGTCGGCCAGCAGGCCCTGGAAGCCATGCGCTTCGAGCTCAACGGCCTGCGTGAACTGATCGAAGTGCAGCTGGGCTCCATCGCCTGGAACCAGTTGCAGAGCCAGCGTCCGAGGCAGGCCAACCTGTGGCGCCGCCTGCAGCGCATGGGGCTGCCGGCTGACCTGTCGCGCAGCCTGCTGGAAAAAGTCGCCTCCATCGCTGAGCCGAAGCAGGCCTGGCGCATGCTGCTGGCACACCTGGCGCGCTCCATCAACGCCCCGGAAATCGACCTGCTGGAGCAGGGCGGGGTGGTTGCGCTGGTCGGCCCGGCCGGCATGGGCAAAACGACGACCCTGGCCAAGCTTGCCGCCCGCTACGTGCTGAAGTACGGCGCGCAGAGCATCGCCCTGGTCTCGATGGACAGCTTCCGCATCGGTGCGCAGGAGCAGATCAAGACCCTCGGTCGCATCCTCAACGTGCCGGTAACCCTGGTCGATCCGGGCCAGTCGCTGATTCAGGCCATGG harbors:
- the flhF gene encoding flagellar biosynthesis protein FlhF, with product MQVKRFFAADMRQAMKLVRDELGPDAAIIGNRRVAGGVELTAALDYQAPAAASKPNPALEAELRKTQARIAQAKAELSEPTRMSEAVRKDRQMYGAEVPRRSAAETLAEAMAAPVAPAAANVGQQALEAMRFELNGLRELIEVQLGSIAWNQLQSQRPRQANLWRRLQRMGLPADLSRSLLEKVASIAEPKQAWRMLLAHLARSINAPEIDLLEQGGVVALVGPAGMGKTTTLAKLAARYVLKYGAQSIALVSMDSFRIGAQEQIKTLGRILNVPVTLVDPGQSLIQAMAPLARKRLVLIDTAGLPANDPALRMQLEALAAQSLNVKNYLVLAATSQSQVLKAAWQNYRVCGLAGCILTKLDEAGSLGEALALAIGQRLPVAYLADGPKIPDDLQIARSHQLVSRAVSLQSPEEPSEDAMADLFAGLYQQPVRRAG